In Octopus bimaculoides isolate UCB-OBI-ISO-001 chromosome 27, ASM119413v2, whole genome shotgun sequence, one DNA window encodes the following:
- the LOC106871003 gene encoding gastrula zinc finger protein XlCGF17.1, giving the protein MEDVNQLDTSNTTVFNDIDSITQTFNGKKALYNETFTEQRSLRRNITNYSCDICKKAFPSDYELFTHSNVHKPEKPYCEICGRSFVSESQLARHKRSHSGGKRYHCKICGKSFISNSHLVIHVRSHTGEKPYHCEMCGKSFITNGHLTTHKIIHTGEKPFRCDVCGKSFVHNSYLVSHKRIHTGEKPRHCEICGESFIQYSSLVVHIRSHTGEKPYHCGTCDKSFVSKSNLVRHEKIHTGEKPFHCEVCGKSFVTNGDLTKHKRIHTGENPFHCDTCGECFMDSSATLKALVLVPCKTTGNGAT; this is encoded by the exons ATGGAAGACGTTAATCAGTTGGATACTTCTAATACAACTGTTTTTAACGATATAGATTCAATCACACAGACATTCAATGGTAAGAAAGCTTTATATAACGAAACATTTACTGAACAAAGATCATTACGTAGAAATATTACAAACTATAGCTGTGACATCTGTAAGAAAGCATTCCCTTCTGACTATGAATTATTTACACATAGTAACGTACACAAGCCAGAAAAACcttactgtgaaatatgtgggagaTCCTTCGTCTCTGAGAGTCAATTAGCAAGACACAAACGTAGTCACAGCGGAGGAAAACGGTATCACTGCAAAATATGTGGTAAATCTTTCATAAGTAATTCTCACCTTGTAATTCACgtacgtagtcacactggagaaaaaccatatcactgtgaaatgTGTGGGAAATCTTTTATCACAAATGGTCACTTAACAACgcataaaattatacatactggagagaaacccttTCGCTGCGATGTCTGTGGAAAATCTTTTGTGCACAATAGTTATTTAGTAAGTCACAAAAGgatacatactggagaaaaaccgcgccactgtgaaatatgtggggaaTCTTTCATTCAGTACTCGAGTCTTGTTGTCCATATACGTAGTCATAccggagagaaaccttatcattgTGGAACATGTGACAAGTCTTTCGTCTCTAAAAGTAATTTAGTAAGACACGAAAAAATACATACGGGAGAAAAACCGTTTCACTGTGAAGTATGTGGAAAGTCTTTTGTCACCAATGGTGATTTAACGAAACACAAAAgaattcacactggagaaaatcCGTTTCACTGTGATACGTGTGGCGAATGTTTTATGGACAGTA gtgccacattaaaagcactggtgctggtgccatgtaaaaccaCTGgaaatggtgccacataa
- the LOC106870991 gene encoding gastrula zinc finger protein XlCGF17.1-like produces the protein MDRVNHLNTSNDVGSVIEAHNGKKALCNETFTKQRSTRKNITEYSCEICKKTFSSEHKLFAHKDTHKKGNPLECEMCKKSFVSKIKLTRHKKIHVCDKPFQCQICEKSFFQNAELVIHVRSHTGEKPFHCQTCGKTFVSGLVLRRHMKIHTGIKPFRCEICGESFVRNPNLLIHIRSHTGEKPYHCDICEKSFVSRSNLAIHKRRHTGEKLFHCEICGKSFVTNGELTKHNRTHTGENPFQCDICGESFLDSSNLTTHKRIHTGERPFPCEICGKSFTQNSHLAVHRRMHTGEKPFHCETCGKSFVSNSDLTTHKRIHTGEKPFHCEICGKSFRQNSSLVVHKRIHTGEKV, from the coding sequence ATGGATCGCGTTAATCACCTGAACACTTCTAACGATGTTGGTTCAGTAATAGAAGCACACAATGGTAAGAAAGCTTTATGTAATGAAACATTTACTAAACAAAGATCAACGCGTAAAAATATTACTGAATACAGCTGTGAAATTTGTAAGAAGACTTTCTCTTCGGAGCATAAATTATTcgcgcacaaagacacacacaagaaGGGGAACCCCCTCGAGTGTGAAATGTGTAAGAAATCGTTTGTCTCCAAAATTAAATTAACAAGACACAAGAAAATACACGTCTGCGATAAACCGTTTCAGTGTCAGATCTGTGAGAAATCTTTCTTTCAGAATGCAGAACTCGTTATCCATGTACGTagtcatactggagagaaaccattccattGTCAAACATGTGGGAAAACATTCGTCAGTGGTCTTGTGTTAAGAAgacatatgaaaatacatacaggAATAAAACCGTTTCGGTGCGAAATATGTGGGGAGTCTTTCGTTCGTAATCCGAATCTTCTGATCCACatacgtagtcacactggagagaaaccctatcattgtgatatttgtgaaaAATCCTTCGTTTCCAGAAGTAATTTGGCGATACACAAACGACGGCATACTGGCGAAAAACtatttcactgtgaaatatgtggtaaatCGTTTGTCACTAATGGCGAATTAACAAAACACAACAGAACACATACTGGAGAAAACCCTTTTCAGTGTGACATTTGTGGGGAATCGTTTCTTGACAGTAGTAACTTAACAACTCATAAACGAATCCATACTGGAGAGAGACCTTTTccctgtgaaatatgtgggaaatctttcacCCAGAATTCCCATCTTGCAGTTCACAGAAGAATgcacactggagaaaagccttTTCATTGTGAAACTTGTGGGAAATCTTTTGTGTCCAACAGTGATTTAACAACTCATAAAAggattcatactggagagaaaccttttcattgtgaaatatgtggcaaATCTTTCAGACAGAATTCTAGTCTTGTTGttcacaaaagaatacacactggGGAAAAAGTTTGA